The Thermodesulfobacteriota bacterium genome has a window encoding:
- the hisB gene encoding imidazoleglycerol-phosphate dehydratase HisB: MSAKAQRKGKVKRKTTETDIALELNLDGTGKHDVKTGIPFFDHMLALFARHGLFDLKVRAKGDIEVDFHHTVEDVGLSLGEALKKALKTKAGIKRYGRADVPMMDALATVVLDLGGRPNLVYTVAKKSSGVSRRGRKDEFGMDLAEEFMKAFSNNAGADLHVMLHYGKDLHHSVEAVYKALGRALAEAVAKDKRIKGAMSTKGKF; the protein is encoded by the coding sequence ATGTCTGCGAAGGCCCAGAGAAAAGGGAAGGTAAAGAGGAAGACTACCGAGACGGATATAGCCCTTGAGCTAAACCTCGACGGAACGGGCAAGCACGACGTGAAGACCGGGATACCGTTCTTCGACCACATGCTCGCACTCTTCGCGAGGCACGGCCTCTTCGACCTCAAGGTACGGGCAAAGGGCGACATAGAGGTGGACTTCCACCACACGGTGGAGGACGTGGGCCTCTCTCTCGGCGAGGCGCTTAAGAAGGCGCTCAAGACGAAGGCCGGCATAAAGAGGTACGGCCGCGCGGACGTGCCCATGATGGACGCGCTCGCCACCGTGGTGCTCGACCTTGGCGGCAGGCCGAACTTAGTCTATACCGTCGCCAAGAAATCCTCCGGCGTAAGCCGCCGGGGAAGAAAGGACGAGTTCGGCATGGACCTCGCCGAGGAGTTCATGAAGGCCTTTTCCAATAACGCCGGGGCGGACCTGCACGTAATGCTCCACTACGGAAAAGACCTCCACCACTCGGTGGAGGCCGTCTACAAGGCGCTCGGCAGGGCGCTCGCCGAGGCAGTGGCAAAGGACAAGAGGATCAAGGGGGCGATGTCCACCAAGGGAAAGTTTTAA